The Ipomoea triloba cultivar NCNSP0323 chromosome 14, ASM357664v1 region CAACTTCCAACTATAGGACTAGAAGTTGAGTTTTTCTAAAAGACAAGTATCAGAACTGCTAGAAGTTGAGTTTTTCTAAAAGTGAAAACCAAAATATGAAGTCTGGAGTTCCTCGTGAATAAATTAATAGTTCATAAATGCATACAATGACATGCAACTTACTTACCAGTGTATGGCAGATATCAGATAAATCCTCAATTGGTTCTTTTTCTGAACCGTAACTGCAAATGATATACATACACGTCAGATGTGCTTGTTCTTGAGAGTTAAATAACAGAAGACGCATATTATAATGTGCATAAACTATATATTAAACTTGATGAGAATTCAAGGTACAAGCCTTGTACAGATATATGAGCTTAAACTGCACACACAAAAGAGTAAGATGTGGCTTCGAactttattatttgttctctAAGGCATTTAAACATCTTTCCTTTTCAGTAAAATAAAATCAGGTAATTATTCAATGATTCTATAACTTCCCATCATCATCCaactgtttaaattatttttaataaataaataacaacaaaacAACCATAATAATACTCGTTAATTCATAATCATGAAAGAGCAGTCAGTCCTTTAAATCAACATTTGTATCTCTCAGCAAAAACTATGAAATCCTGAagtttataattacaaaatcacCATGAGTAGAAGCCTAAACAGTCGAACAAGTAGGAGAGAGAGATTTGAAACATTCTTTTCAAAAGATATGTGAAACTCACTTAAGTCATTTGAACATGTGAAAACATTTCTCAGCTGCAGATTTGAAGGTAATTCTGTTTACTACCATCTAAAGGAATCATATGCCAAGTATGTTTATTAAGGAGTCGGTGGTAAGGACACTAGAAACTCAAATAGTATGCGTACAACGTGCCAAATCATATTTATTTGCACTCCACATAGGTTGTCTCTTGGAAGTTTACCTGGTCTTAGGGTTTTAGGCTGTTCAAATTCAGGAAAGTTAATGTATGTACGTAAAATTTTGTACTATGTTGACACTTAACCTACTATGAATCTCCTAATTTGAGATGCATGCTAGTCACATACCAAACATCAAAAGGAGTGTCAAAAGCTGTTCCATAGATGTTATAGAAATCAATTCCCTTAGGTAGTTGGGCACTTTGAACAATTTTGCGAGTACCAACGGCCCAATTGAGAATTGAAAAGTTGAAAGGTAGAGCAACTGTATTCCCATTATATTCCAGCTGTAACATGAAAGACAGAAATAAGTTAAAACATTTCTACTATAAATAGCGGCCATGACATGCAGCATAAATAAGATAGCATGGATGTAAACAATGCTAGGCACGACTAGAGCGATAATTCAGGTCAGCAAAGTAAAATCAGTAATTAGCCATTTCTTGTAAATTATCATAATCAATAGATTCATGCTTGACTTATCAAGATAAAGGTTGACAGGTAGAGCTACTATATTCCTGTTATGATCCAGTTGTAACATGCACTTAGGTAAAAATGTCCACCACAGTTAGTGGCTATGTCATGTAGCATAAATAAGAAAACATGACTGTAAACAATTCCAGGCAAGCCTAGAACACAGCAGCCAGCATTTCATATAAACAAATTGGTTTAATGTGGTGGAAATGTTCCATAAagtaaattagttattaatctctcataatatcataaataatggaTTCATGCTTGACAtttcaatataaacaaaaaagttTCAGCAAGCTGATGACGCATTCTGGGGACGTGGATATCACTGTAAACGAAGGGCACCTGGTGCAGAGGTTATTAAATTTTGAGCCAACACCACTAATTTGACAAGCAAAATACAGCAAGTTTATGtgagaataaaagaaaattccTTAAGTAAAAGGTTGTTTTCTCATGTAGACATTGTAGCCAGGTGTAATACCTCATTTGTCTTTAATGCTTCTTCAAATAAGGTCACACTTTCTTTAGGGCCATAAGACTCCAGCTCAACCGAAGTCCCTCCATCCTCAGACATTTTTCGCCATACCTGAATTTCAGGTGTCTTGCTCCACTGGAAGTCGGGGTTTGGCAGCATCTCATAGATTGATGGGCATTCTACTAACTAAGCATAATATTGAACTCGAATCAATCTAAATGTATCAAAGGGAAAGGTAAAGACAAGTGAAGAAGGCTAAGAAATTTGAATTACATTATTTAACTGAAGAAGATAAGCTTACTTATAGGATGGCAATTAAACCTAAGTATCTAAAAGAGCActagaaaaaaaagaaggtggGGAAAATCTTCTCTTTCATAACTAAAAGCTAACACTCTCATACACAACTTTTTTTCTtgctttcaaaaataataataataataataataataattattattattattattattattattataatactaataataatactgacaatcataataataataataataataataataataataatcataataataatgtgtaaatgtgtTACAAACATAGCCAAAAACCTAACATCACTTTACTAAAAAATGAGACTTCATTCCTTGAGAATGTAACCATAACCATTTCTTCCTTATCCATGAGAAAACTATGTCAACATTCTGCAATATATTCTGGTGGATTTGGTACTTTACAATCACttcattcactttttttttttttaatccagtACTTGTTTACTTAGCATTTTATCTAACATCATGAAATGGGTAAATGGGTAAATATCCTCCATAAACATTAACAAGAAAGTTCATTGAACATTGGAAGAAAACAATCTCCACACATTGAGATTAAGCACAGTAGCTCACTGTTTACATTGGACCTATACATCTCGAATAAAATTGGGGTAAACATTCCTTTTGTATAACTTACCAGTTGATGCATTGTCCATCGAGAAACAAAAAAGTAGCTTTCAAAGCCTTCAACAAACTGCACCCCAGTTAACAGAGAATCATTAATGCATCCCGGTGCACCTGTTTAGCAAAATTCAGAAGTCAAACATTCAAATATAATAGAGATATAGATGAGTAAATACaattattatcattagcataTCATGTGACAGTTATTCTCAGCCATAGTCTCTTAAACTCTCTGACatgcattaattattattagcaCTTAGCAGCTTCATAGACAGTTAAATGTATACAAATTTGCCTGATCGTTTGTGCTCACTGTTCTTCAGGATCATCTGTGTTTGAACCCAAACCTATTAAATTGTTTCTTCATTGCCTTAGATTCGTCAAATAACAGTCAAAATCTTTACTACTCCCAAGAGTGTTGATAGCAACCATATAGATGAGCCAGTCAAAGAAATTACCTTGAAACGGACAGGCTATGACAATCCACTTATTTACATACTTGGAGAATACCTGGAGTTGAATGTTTTGATACACTGTTAATGCTTTTTTAAGGAAcaaagaaaataagagagaCAATTGCAAAGCATAATGCCCTGAAAGTTCATGTCCCATGCAGAAGGATCAATGATGAGAAAGTGAATCagttaaaagaaagaaaatatggTTAATAGGTGAAGCTAGAGATATGAGAAGTTTGCTATGAGTGAAATGAAGATTTAgcacaagaagaagaagagtagaCTAAGCCCACTCTCCTAACCTATACTCTCACAACAGAGACTAATGAAGACTTAGCATTgaatttcatagtcaaaaggaaATCTTGCATACATCAGTATGAAGTGACATAAAAGATGTAACAAGCAATCCACCCATTGAATGTGaaattatgttgattttcctTCCCCCAGATGCTTGATATACAGCCTCCAGCTTTTCTTTTAAGCCATCCATTGCCTGGTCAATCCTGCACCCATTAGCTAAAAAGATTGCTAAGAAACACAAACATATTCAATAAGAAAGGGTGCAAAGaagtttatttgtttgttaGTAAAATCAACAGAAAGAGAAGTTAAAAGATGGGGAAAAGTTCCAAAGGAAGAGAGAGATATAAAGAATTTAACGAGTACCTATTGCTTTGTCGAAAGTCATAGCCAAATCCAAACAATGTAGTTCCTTTCTTGTATCCACATCCAACAAGCATATCAATCATATCATGAAAATGGTATGCAGTGCTCAAATGCATACACTTTACAAGCTGGAAATCAAAATTACAAGGTATAAAGACATCCTTATCAAAGAGCAAAAGAGAGAAATCTTGAAAACAGACATAAGAAAAATGGTTGAGAAAATTCTGTAcacaaaatgaaattgaaacaaCATATCTTCAATAATTAGAGATCTTCCAACCCATTCTGCCATCTTGCAATAAGtgttacataatttttttttttcctctttccaTAAGTAATCTCCTTCTTACAACAGTGACAAGTTTGGAAACAATGAATCTTGTAGAATTTGTAAGACTTGTATCCTTCATTTGAATTAacagtttatcaatgcatagtTGCATACCCAATCCAAGTATCTGCTACTCCATACTTACAGTGGAATTCTGATAAATTCAAAACTACTAGCAGTATTTTAC contains the following coding sequences:
- the LOC116004784 gene encoding phospholipase A(1) LCAT3-like — translated: MLRNCFRGKKCSDDAVADRDPVLLVSGIAGSILNSKNKKTGFETRVWVRILLADLEFRKKLWSVYNPQTGYTEALDDTCEIVVPQDDYGLYAIDILDPSTLVKCMHLSTAYHFHDMIDMLVGCGYKKGTTLFGFGYDFRQSNRIDQAMDGLKEKLEAVYQASGGRKINIISHSMGGLLVTSFMSLHTDVFSKYVNKWIVIACPFQGAPGCINDSLLTGVQFVEGFESYFFVSRWTMHQLLVECPSIYEMLPNPDFQWSKTPEIQVWRKMSEDGGTSVELESYGPKESVTLFEEALKTNELEYNGNTVALPFNFSILNWAVGTRKIVQSAQLPKGIDFYNIYGTAFDTPFDVCYGSEKEPIEDLSDICHTLPEYSCVDGDGTVPSESAKADNFEAVERVGVCAGHRELLSNENVFELIKSWLGVMETGKVNRKSCRVMDGSLS